From one Streptosporangiales bacterium genomic stretch:
- a CDS encoding aminotransferase class III-fold pyridoxal phosphate-dependent enzyme, protein MVVGEHADLLGRHKAVLPDWIALLYDQPIELVSGEGRRVTDGEGNTYLDFFAGILTNMLGYAVPEVRAAIQEQLDTGVVHTSTLYLIRRQVELAERIAQLSGIPDAKVFLSNSGTEANEAALLLATQYRRSNQILALRNSYHGRSYAAMGVTGNRGWSASSLTPVNVSYVHSGYRFRSPFGHLPDDAYIAACVDDLREVIETTTAGDVACLIAEPIQGVGGFATPPDGFFGAMKKVLDDYGILLVSDEVQTGWGRTGEHFWGIQAHGVVPDTMTFAKGLGNGLAIGGVVARGEVMDAVSANSISTFGGNPLASSAALAVLDYVRDHDLQRHAHEVGGRLHAGLRDLQQRHPVIGDVRGKGLMAGVELVEADGRTPAKTATAAVTERARERGLLIGKGGLYGNVLRIAPPLTTTADEIDEGLSTLADAFAALP, encoded by the coding sequence ATGGTCGTGGGTGAGCACGCGGACCTGTTGGGGAGGCACAAGGCGGTACTGCCGGACTGGATCGCGCTGCTGTACGACCAGCCGATCGAGCTGGTGTCCGGTGAGGGACGTCGGGTCACCGACGGTGAGGGCAACACGTACCTGGACTTCTTCGCCGGCATCCTGACGAACATGCTCGGCTACGCGGTGCCCGAGGTGCGTGCCGCGATCCAGGAGCAGCTCGACACCGGCGTCGTGCACACGTCGACGCTCTACCTGATCAGGCGGCAGGTCGAGCTGGCGGAACGGATCGCTCAGCTGTCCGGCATCCCGGACGCCAAGGTCTTCCTGTCGAACTCGGGCACCGAGGCGAACGAGGCCGCGCTGCTGCTCGCGACCCAGTACCGCCGCAGCAACCAGATCCTCGCGCTGCGCAACAGCTACCACGGCCGGTCGTACGCGGCTATGGGCGTGACCGGCAACCGAGGTTGGTCCGCGTCCAGCCTGACGCCGGTGAACGTGAGCTACGTGCACTCCGGCTACCGGTTCCGCAGCCCGTTCGGGCACCTGCCCGACGACGCGTACATCGCCGCGTGCGTCGACGACCTGCGCGAGGTGATCGAGACGACCACCGCGGGCGACGTCGCGTGCCTGATCGCCGAGCCGATCCAGGGCGTCGGCGGGTTCGCCACACCGCCGGACGGGTTCTTCGGCGCGATGAAGAAGGTGCTCGACGACTACGGCATCCTGCTCGTCTCCGACGAGGTGCAGACCGGGTGGGGCCGCACCGGCGAGCACTTCTGGGGCATCCAGGCGCACGGCGTCGTGCCGGACACAATGACGTTCGCCAAGGGCCTCGGCAACGGCCTCGCCATCGGCGGCGTCGTGGCCCGCGGCGAGGTGATGGACGCGGTGTCGGCGAACTCGATCTCCACCTTCGGCGGCAACCCGCTGGCGTCCAGCGCGGCACTTGCGGTGCTCGACTACGTCAGGGACCACGACCTGCAGCGGCACGCACACGAGGTGGGCGGCCGCCTGCACGCCGGGCTGCGCGACCTGCAGCAACGCCACCCGGTGATCGGCGACGTACGGGGCAAGGGCCTGATGGCCGGCGTGGAACTGGTCGAGGCCGACGGCAGAACCCCGGCCAAGACCGCGACGGCAGCGGTAACCGAGCGAGCCAGAGAGCGCGGCCTCCTGATCGGCAAGGGCGGCCTGTACGGCAACGTCCTCCGCATCGCCCCACCCCTGACCACCACCGCCGACGAGATCGACGAAGGCCTATCCACCCTGGCCGACGCCTTCGCCGCCCTGCCGTAA